A section of the Rubritalea squalenifaciens DSM 18772 genome encodes:
- a CDS encoding phosphate acyltransferase, with product MSEEQIQFSEANALTKRVFETLKRHPKRIVFTEGEDERVIRVARRMVELQIAAPILLGDKLRIRALAAKIGVKLDFVNVMDPKQSSDLDLFCRRLEKMEKYRGREVSDAREMMARPHNFAAMMIQYSQADGMVSGNKAQPVTIYRALMNFVKPMPGVPKLFSVVAMVAPHLQHFGSEDMLFLTDCGVNPKPDVNELAISAIEAGKLARHFMGRTPRVALLSHSTHGSMPTDSSKKVVAATAMARELAHRQMIELDIDGELQADVALDLKAAETKLADSRAETPADVLVFPNLDSGHIAFKLLQHVGGAQVYGHLLMGLTRPAAQVPVTVSEESLLGTAAMVGAEAIKFRQMYPDGEVE from the coding sequence ATGAGTGAAGAGCAGATTCAATTTTCGGAAGCCAATGCACTGACTAAAAGGGTATTTGAGACCCTGAAAAGGCATCCGAAGCGGATCGTGTTTACCGAAGGTGAGGATGAAAGGGTCATCCGGGTGGCACGTAGGATGGTTGAGCTTCAAATTGCGGCCCCTATTTTGCTGGGTGACAAGCTCCGCATTCGTGCTCTCGCAGCAAAGATTGGCGTGAAGCTTGATTTTGTGAACGTCATGGATCCCAAGCAGTCCTCGGACTTGGATCTGTTCTGTCGCCGTCTGGAGAAGATGGAAAAATACCGTGGCCGCGAGGTTTCCGATGCTCGTGAAATGATGGCGAGACCTCACAATTTTGCAGCCATGATGATCCAGTACAGCCAGGCCGACGGTATGGTAAGTGGTAACAAGGCTCAGCCGGTGACCATCTACAGGGCTTTGATGAACTTTGTGAAGCCGATGCCGGGCGTGCCGAAACTTTTCAGTGTAGTAGCCATGGTGGCTCCTCACCTGCAACATTTCGGGAGTGAGGACATGCTGTTCCTGACAGACTGTGGTGTTAATCCTAAGCCGGATGTGAATGAACTGGCTATTTCAGCTATTGAAGCGGGCAAGCTTGCCCGCCATTTCATGGGCAGAACTCCACGTGTTGCTCTCCTCAGCCACTCAACTCACGGGTCCATGCCAACGGATAGCTCGAAGAAAGTTGTCGCAGCAACGGCAATGGCAAGGGAACTAGCCCACCGTCAAATGATCGAACTGGATATCGACGGCGAACTACAGGCCGATGTGGCTCTGGACCTCAAGGCTGCCGAGACCAAACTGGCTGACTCCAGAGCGGAGACTCCAGCAGATGTCTTGGTTTTCCCAAATCTGGATTCCGGTCATATAGCCTTCAAGTTGTTGCAGCATGTCGGGGGTGCTCAAGTCTATGGCCATCTTCTGATGGGGCTTACCCGTCCTGCAGCTCAGGTGCCTGTGACTGTCAGTGAAGAGAGTCTTCTAGGGACGGCTGCTATGGTTGGTGCTGAGGCCATCAAGTTCCGTCAGATGTATCCAGACGGCGAAGTGGAATAG
- a CDS encoding thermonuclease family protein, translated as MAARKQYSGLWLLLAFALAVTAYYLREQERTDPPTAVEQLEKFIEDSLPSEGEDLIADKLTEVVLSGKGYDVLKECALEEHRHNDGDSFHVRHGRDTTEFRLYFVDTPESKYKTYRDGNDNGKRIDEQGKYFSGLSRDQTTAVGMVAKKHILKLLRRQEFTVVTKWDNVYGPERRYAFVVVDWNGKQVYLHELLVAHGLARIHTRPATLPDNTAASRQREKLKVLESLAKEAKRGGWCLK; from the coding sequence ATGGCTGCTAGAAAGCAATACTCGGGTTTGTGGCTGCTATTGGCATTCGCCCTAGCAGTGACCGCTTACTATTTACGGGAGCAAGAGAGGACTGATCCTCCCACAGCTGTCGAGCAGCTTGAAAAGTTCATTGAGGATTCATTACCTAGTGAAGGGGAGGATTTGATAGCAGATAAGCTGACTGAGGTAGTATTATCCGGTAAAGGCTATGATGTTCTGAAGGAGTGTGCACTCGAGGAGCACCGTCACAATGACGGGGACAGTTTTCACGTGAGACATGGTAGGGATACCACAGAGTTTCGGCTCTATTTTGTGGATACGCCGGAGAGCAAGTATAAGACCTACCGTGATGGGAACGACAATGGAAAGCGCATCGATGAGCAGGGAAAGTATTTCAGTGGCCTGAGCAGAGATCAGACAACGGCCGTTGGGATGGTGGCCAAGAAGCACATCCTGAAGCTTTTACGAAGGCAGGAGTTTACCGTCGTTACCAAGTGGGATAATGTCTATGGACCAGAGAGACGCTATGCCTTTGTTGTTGTTGATTGGAATGGAAAGCAAGTCTACTTGCACGAGCTGTTAGTCGCCCATGGACTGGCTAGGATTCATACGAGACCTGCAACTCTTCCGGATAACACCGCGGCGAGCCGTCAGAGGGAAAAGTTGAAAGTGTTAGAAAGCTTGGCTAAGGAAGCAAAGCGAGGGGGGTGGTGTTTGAAGTGA
- a CDS encoding murein hydrolase activator EnvC family protein, which yields MIRFLLVWIVVTMTTAASLRAGQVMVELADGFDFPVGKPDAKNYYKARGMRLRPPVHFGEDWNGTGGGDSDLHDPIYAIANGVVTFAYDTKGGWGRVIIIRHAYRDPKSGKVEYCDSLYGHNRTMKVKVGDMVTRGQQIATMGNNRGMYPAHLHFEIRHNLKVGMHRESVPRTTGNWADPTSFIKKYRQLKKEWRKQAVPTGTYQVYKGFKGL from the coding sequence ATGATACGTTTTTTATTAGTCTGGATTGTCGTGACGATGACTACAGCTGCCTCTCTGCGGGCTGGTCAAGTCATGGTGGAGTTAGCGGATGGATTTGATTTTCCTGTTGGAAAGCCTGATGCCAAAAATTACTACAAGGCTCGTGGTATGCGCTTGCGACCGCCTGTGCATTTTGGTGAAGACTGGAATGGGACAGGAGGGGGAGACAGTGACCTTCATGACCCAATTTATGCCATCGCTAATGGGGTGGTGACCTTTGCTTATGATACCAAGGGGGGGTGGGGCCGTGTAATCATCATTCGTCATGCTTATCGAGACCCAAAGTCAGGCAAGGTTGAGTACTGCGATTCACTCTATGGGCATAACCGTACCATGAAGGTTAAAGTGGGGGACATGGTTACACGTGGGCAGCAGATCGCTACCATGGGGAATAACCGGGGGATGTACCCAGCTCATTTACACTTTGAAATCAGGCATAACTTGAAGGTCGGTATGCATAGAGAGAGTGTGCCGAGAACCACCGGAAACTGGGCGGATCCTACCAGCTTTATCAAAAAATACCGGCAACTTAAGAAAGAATGGCGCAAACAAGCTGTGCCGACTGGAACGTATCAGGTGTACAAAGGCTTTAAAGGGCTTTAA
- a CDS encoding DoxX family protein, whose protein sequence is MSRLAKVVELVLRVALGLIFVVFAVFKLIDPQAFVQDVANFQISPFSGAPWDMWLAYSLPGLEIIAGLCLIFRFLYRGALVVIGGMVLTFIVAIGYVWSIGLNINCGCAGEYDLLGGYVSHITALGVMLAAVVYLAIDELFSGQPVEE, encoded by the coding sequence ATGTCCAGGCTCGCTAAGGTAGTGGAACTCGTCTTGAGGGTGGCGCTTGGCCTCATCTTTGTGGTTTTTGCTGTCTTCAAGCTCATAGATCCTCAGGCCTTTGTTCAGGATGTTGCCAATTTCCAGATCTCACCATTCAGTGGTGCTCCATGGGATATGTGGCTGGCCTACTCATTGCCGGGACTAGAAATTATTGCGGGACTCTGCCTGATATTTAGATTTCTCTATCGAGGGGCGTTAGTGGTAATTGGAGGAATGGTCCTGACATTCATCGTCGCAATCGGTTATGTTTGGAGCATTGGCTTGAACATTAATTGTGGCTGCGCTGGGGAGTATGATTTGCTTGGTGGTTATGTATCGCACATCACGGCGCTGGGAGTCATGCTGGCTGCCGTCGTCTATCTTGCCATCGATGAGCTGTTTTCTGGTCAGCCAGTGGAGGAATAA
- a CDS encoding undecaprenyl-diphosphate phosphatase: MEIWKAIVVGIVQGLAEFLPISSSGHIVLTQYLLGIREVGATEHASDLSFEIILHVGTLVSVLIYFKRQLWNMTRSLYTPEMKEERMMILWLGLATLPAVAAALLFKDFFDAVPGRPVLVSGLLIVTGLLLFVPRLLKGRERKVGFTSALIMGVGQAFAILPGVSRSGSTIAAGMVSGVKPEKAAEFSFLMSIPAIAGGFVFTLKDKQEAEGSYMAALKTCFNEAYLAGALAAAVVGLFAIYLVMGAVRKGKLEYFSYYCFAAGIAGMVYFSMS; the protein is encoded by the coding sequence ATGGAAATTTGGAAGGCTATCGTTGTTGGTATCGTGCAGGGTTTGGCTGAGTTTTTGCCGATATCCTCCAGCGGGCATATCGTTTTAACCCAGTATCTCCTGGGAATACGTGAGGTGGGGGCTACCGAACATGCTTCTGATTTGAGTTTTGAGATTATCTTGCACGTGGGGACGCTAGTCAGTGTGCTCATTTATTTTAAGCGACAGCTCTGGAATATGACACGCTCACTATACACTCCGGAAATGAAGGAGGAGCGTATGATGATCCTCTGGCTGGGATTGGCGACTTTGCCAGCAGTGGCCGCAGCCTTGCTCTTCAAGGATTTCTTTGATGCTGTTCCAGGTCGTCCAGTTCTCGTGTCTGGCTTGCTGATTGTGACAGGCTTACTGCTATTTGTTCCAAGGCTGCTGAAAGGCCGTGAACGCAAGGTGGGTTTTACGAGTGCACTAATCATGGGTGTGGGACAGGCCTTTGCGATCTTGCCGGGCGTGTCCCGTTCAGGTTCGACTATTGCCGCGGGCATGGTGAGCGGGGTGAAGCCTGAGAAGGCAGCTGAATTCTCCTTCCTGATGTCTATTCCTGCCATTGCTGGGGGCTTTGTATTTACTCTCAAAGACAAGCAAGAGGCTGAGGGTAGCTATATGGCTGCGTTAAAGACTTGTTTCAATGAAGCCTACCTAGCTGGAGCACTGGCGGCAGCCGTAGTTGGTTTGTTTGCGATCTACTTGGTGATGGGGGCAGTGAGGAAAGGAAAGCTGGAATACTTCTCCTACTATTGCTTTGCGGCAGGTATTGCTGGTATGGTTTACTTCAGCATGAGCTAA
- a CDS encoding helix-turn-helix domain-containing protein — protein sequence MASNHIRVELDTEIDPLIGGVSVAGKVYKKDSGAMVHMRYLGSYAVLYVMDGGGWYEDERGYRSKVSKGDVLIIHPDVGHRYGPAPGQHWHELYLVFQGPIFDLWRDAGYLKSGLWKGESQVMEEWGKELEEYLKMYAMNQAHLVSALQLMIAKLSSITYSGTKKIRRDHWSTLAMKQLAGSDRDLHEIAGELGMSYEHFRKSFKKEVGLSPLQYRNKQLAIRAYHLIVGSEDSVKEIARKLGFYDDAYFSKFFKKYYGVAPNEVRSM from the coding sequence CGTGTAGAGTTGGATACGGAGATTGATCCCTTGATTGGTGGGGTATCCGTTGCTGGTAAGGTGTATAAGAAAGATAGCGGGGCTATGGTGCACATGCGCTATCTAGGCTCATATGCAGTGCTTTATGTAATGGATGGCGGGGGATGGTATGAGGACGAGCGCGGCTACCGATCGAAAGTGAGCAAAGGGGATGTGCTGATCATTCATCCCGATGTCGGACACCGCTATGGTCCTGCACCCGGCCAGCATTGGCATGAGCTCTACTTGGTATTTCAGGGGCCTATCTTTGATTTGTGGAGAGATGCCGGATATCTCAAGTCTGGTCTCTGGAAGGGGGAGTCTCAGGTGATGGAGGAGTGGGGTAAGGAATTGGAGGAGTACTTGAAGATGTACGCTATGAATCAGGCCCACTTGGTAAGCGCCCTTCAGCTGATGATCGCCAAATTAAGTAGTATTACCTATTCTGGAACCAAGAAAATCAGGCGTGATCACTGGAGCACCCTTGCGATGAAACAATTGGCAGGTTCCGACAGGGATTTGCACGAGATAGCTGGTGAATTGGGTATGAGCTACGAGCATTTCCGCAAGTCCTTCAAGAAGGAGGTCGGACTTAGTCCTCTGCAGTATCGTAATAAGCAATTGGCCATTAGAGCTTACCATCTGATTGTGGGGAGTGAGGATAGTGTGAAGGAAATTGCCAGAAAGCTTGGGTTTTACGACGATGCTTACTTTTCCAAATTCTTCAAAAAATATTACGGAGTGGCTCCGAATGAAGTGCGATCCATGTAA